A window of Patagioenas fasciata isolate bPatFas1 chromosome 5, bPatFas1.hap1, whole genome shotgun sequence contains these coding sequences:
- the FGF4 gene encoding fibroblast growth factor 4: protein MPLPAALLPALLLGLLWPGAVRGRSPPGHLSVGPRQRRWDAALFARSVARLPAERRDASRDGDYLLGIKRLRRLYCNVGIGFHIQVLPDGRIDGIHSENRYSLLEISPVERGVVSIFGVRSGLFVAMNSRGKLYGSTHFNDECKFKEILLPNNYNAYESRIYPGMYIALSKNGRTKKGNKVSPTMTVTHFLPRI from the exons ATGCCTCTCCCCGCGGCGCTGCTGCCAGCGCTGCTCCTGGGGTTGCTGTGGCCGGGGGCGGTACGTGGCCGGTCCCCCCCGGGTCACCTCTCGGTCGGGCCCCGCCAGCGCCGCTGGGACGCTGCTCTGTTCGCCCGTTCCGTCGCTCGCCTCCCGGCCGAGCGCCGCGACGCCTCCCGCGACGGCGACTACCTCCTGGGCATCAAACGCTTGCGGCGTCTCTACTGCAACGTGGGCATCGGTTTCCACATCCAGGTCCTGCCCGACGGACGCATCGACGGGATCCACAGCGAGAATCGCTACA GTCTGCTGGAAATCTCCCCTGTGGAAAGAGGAGTGGTGAGCATATTTGGTGTTAGAAGTGGACTCTTCGTGGCCATGAATAGCAGAGGCAAACTCTACGGATCT ACTCATTTCAATGACGAGTGCAAATTCAAAGAGATTCTCCTGCCAAACAACTACAATGCTTACGAATCCAGGATTTATCCCGGGATGTACATAGCCCTGAGCAAAAATGGAAGAACAAAGAAAGGCAATAAAGTGTCTCCCACAATGACAGTGACACATTTTCTTCCTAGAATCTGA